A single genomic interval of Nostoc commune NIES-4072 harbors:
- a CDS encoding TonB-dependent receptor, which translates to MKLDKFFQTLLLTGAVVVVINAPAKGEEVREDIQGKSSTQRVGKSALDQKLAVTDKKFANRKSSVLAPSTRKSRLFKSQIASSLQRVSDKTSKNIRQLSEIELPATSAQMLVQSPTPTNPPNPEQRTGEQIIPITGVKANPTNTGIEVILETSLGEQLQVTNRSQDNNFIADIPNAQLRLPSGEAFVFRSEKPLAGVTEITVINIDANTVRVTVVGDAKSPTVELFDDNAGLVFGINSAATATQPSQQPQTPQAQQPASETPQEESAAQPDEPIELVVTGEQDGYRVTNTTTGTKTDTPLRDIPQSIQVVPQEVLRDQQVTRIEDAVRNVPGVNQNFNFGPLTTYTIRGFEATATNFLRDGLLDPVAGEVSELSSIERVEVLKGPASVLFGLGNPGGSINLISKRPLSEPFYGIDATVGTYSYYRGAIDLSGPLDDSKTALYRLNVAYRNSDSFVDFFNGESLNISPVISVDIGERTNLILEGEYIKTRDSYASGVPVIGSVLSNPIGEVSRNRNFGEPSDEFEQTITRLGYQLEHKFNDNWSLRNAFRFVSRDYSDQLTLPGRLDADNRTFNRVDREYELENTNYTLTTNLVGKFSTGSIQHQLLFGVDFNSLENLSPIYAEREANPIDIFDPIYGQAKIPGAAIVFESSDRSLTNSWGIYVQDQVTLSEGLKLLLGVRFDTFDRKYTDFINNTESSASDSAFSPRFGIVYQPIPAISLYASYTSSFTPPGGTFFFSVDSSLQPERGNQYEIGVKADLSDRLSATLAFFDLTRTNVSTADPDRSGFFIQVGEQNSQGIELNIAGEILPGWNVYAGYAYIDAHTTEDINPEFVGKRLPNTADHSFNLWTSYEIQQGELQGLGAGFGLFFVGDRAGDLPNTYDVPSYVRTDAAIFYNRDKFRVALNFKNLFDINYFESALNSNRVYYGQPFTLQGTVSWQF; encoded by the coding sequence ATGAAGTTAGATAAATTTTTTCAAACCCTGCTGCTAACAGGTGCGGTTGTTGTTGTGATTAACGCTCCTGCTAAAGGTGAGGAAGTACGAGAGGATATTCAAGGCAAATCTTCTACCCAGAGAGTAGGAAAATCTGCATTAGATCAGAAGCTTGCAGTTACAGATAAAAAATTTGCGAACCGCAAATCTTCAGTATTAGCTCCCAGCACCAGGAAATCCCGACTCTTTAAGTCTCAAATTGCAAGTTCACTGCAAAGAGTATCGGATAAAACAAGTAAAAATATTCGTCAACTCAGCGAAATCGAACTTCCCGCTACTAGCGCCCAAATGCTGGTACAGTCACCAACACCAACCAATCCCCCTAACCCAGAACAAAGAACTGGGGAACAAATCATACCAATCACGGGAGTCAAGGCAAATCCCACAAACACAGGTATAGAGGTAATTTTAGAGACATCTCTTGGAGAACAACTGCAAGTTACAAATCGCAGTCAGGATAATAACTTTATTGCTGATATTCCCAATGCCCAACTGCGTTTACCCAGTGGTGAGGCTTTCGTATTTCGTTCAGAAAAACCCCTTGCGGGAGTTACTGAAATAACGGTTATAAATATTGATGCAAATACTGTTCGAGTGACAGTTGTAGGTGATGCAAAGTCACCCACAGTTGAGTTATTTGATGATAATGCAGGGCTGGTTTTTGGGATAAATTCTGCTGCAACAGCAACGCAGCCATCACAGCAGCCCCAAACACCACAAGCACAACAGCCAGCAAGTGAGACACCACAAGAGGAATCAGCAGCGCAGCCGGATGAGCCGATTGAGTTGGTGGTGACAGGAGAGCAAGATGGGTATCGCGTAACGAATACTACGACTGGGACAAAGACCGATACACCTTTGCGTGATATTCCTCAATCGATTCAGGTAGTGCCTCAAGAAGTGTTGCGCGACCAACAGGTGACTCGCATAGAAGATGCGGTTAGAAACGTCCCTGGTGTTAATCAGAACTTTAACTTTGGGCCACTTACCACTTATACCATTCGCGGATTCGAGGCAACAGCAACAAATTTCCTCAGAGATGGGCTACTTGACCCTGTAGCTGGAGAAGTGAGTGAACTTTCCAGTATTGAGCGAGTCGAAGTTCTCAAAGGGCCTGCATCAGTGCTATTTGGTTTAGGTAATCCAGGGGGAAGTATCAACCTAATATCTAAACGTCCTTTAAGCGAACCTTTTTATGGTATTGACGCAACCGTTGGAACTTATAGTTATTATCGAGGTGCAATTGATTTATCAGGGCCGTTAGATGACTCAAAGACGGCTTTATATCGTCTCAACGTAGCCTACAGAAATTCAGATAGTTTTGTTGATTTCTTTAATGGTGAAAGCTTAAACATATCGCCTGTTATCAGTGTGGACATTGGCGAGAGAACTAACCTCATATTAGAGGGAGAATACATCAAGACAAGAGATTCCTACGCATCTGGCGTACCTGTAATTGGCAGTGTATTATCTAACCCCATCGGTGAAGTCTCTCGTAACCGCAACTTTGGTGAACCTTCTGACGAATTTGAACAGACAATTACAAGGCTTGGATACCAACTAGAACATAAATTTAATGATAACTGGTCATTACGCAATGCGTTTCGGTTTGTGTCTCGTGATTACAGTGACCAACTTACGCTTCCCGGAAGATTGGATGCAGACAATCGAACTTTTAATCGTGTAGATCGAGAATACGAGCTTGAAAATACAAATTATACTTTGACCACAAATTTGGTTGGCAAGTTCTCCACTGGTTCAATTCAGCATCAACTACTATTTGGAGTTGATTTTAATAGTTTAGAAAACTTGTCACCAATATATGCTGAACGGGAAGCGAACCCGATTGATATCTTTGATCCTATTTATGGTCAAGCAAAAATACCGGGAGCAGCCATCGTTTTTGAAAGTAGCGATCGCTCGCTCACCAACTCATGGGGAATTTATGTTCAAGACCAAGTTACACTCTCAGAAGGCTTAAAGTTGTTGTTAGGCGTGCGGTTTGATACTTTTGATCGGAAATATACAGATTTCATCAATAACACAGAAAGCAGTGCATCAGATAGTGCATTTAGTCCTCGTTTTGGGATTGTCTATCAACCCATCCCAGCCATCTCACTCTATGCAAGTTACACAAGTTCATTTACCCCACCAGGCGGTACATTCTTTTTTAGTGTTGACTCTTCCTTGCAGCCAGAACGTGGTAATCAGTATGAGATTGGGGTAAAGGCAGATTTGAGCGATCGACTTTCTGCAACACTCGCATTCTTTGATTTAACCCGTACTAATGTCTCTACAGCAGACCCTGATCGTTCAGGTTTTTTTATCCAAGTAGGTGAGCAAAATAGCCAAGGTATTGAACTAAATATTGCAGGTGAAATTTTGCCGGGCTGGAATGTATATGCAGGCTATGCTTATATCGATGCACATACTACGGAAGATATTAATCCTGAATTTGTTGGAAAGCGCTTACCAAATACCGCAGACCATTCTTTTAACTTATGGACAAGCTACGAAATTCAACAAGGGGAATTACAAGGTTTAGGGGCTGGATTCGGCTTGTTTTTTGTAGGCGATCGCGCTGGAGATTTGCCCAATACTTATGATGTGCCTAGTTATGTTCGCACTGATGCGGCGATTTTCTATAACCGAGATAAGTTCCGAGTTGCACTCAACTTCAAAAATCTATTTGACATAAACTATTTTGAAAGTGCGCTTAATTCTAATCGTGTTTATTACGGGCAGCCTTTTACACTTCAAGGAACAGTTTCCTGGCAATTTTAA
- a CDS encoding ABC transporter ATP-binding protein, with the protein MTIISKSPRVSNKLINSAHPLQRLLNYGSQYRQQIWQATLCSIINTILDLAPPWLIGIAVDILVEQQNSVFGKLGVKDIVWQFLLLSLLTIIVWILESSSEYAYNRIWRNLAQNIQHNLRLDAYNHVQELDSAYFEESSTGGLMSILNDDINELEDFLNFGANEIINITTSLIILIGGALFILPPYITFAAMLPMPFIVWGSFSYQKRLEARYAEVRERVSFLNSRLANNISGITTIKSFTAEAYESARLAGDSEAYRKSNTKAIKLSAAFVPLIRMLVLVGFTALLFWGGMAAYGGQISIGSYSVLLVLVQRLLWPLVTLGEIFDKYQRSMASTKRVMDLLDTPINIITGDKYLPIAQVRGEICFKQVTFAYHDREPVIKKLSLHIPAGKTIAIVGSTGSGKSTLVKLLLRLYDISSGTITIDNINIQKLNLGDLRRSIGLVSQDVFLFHGTIAENIAYGTFNATNKQIIEAAKIAEADDFIMRLPQGYETIVGERGQKLSGGQRQRIAIARAVLKNPPILILDEATSAVDNETEAAIQRSLERITVNRTTIAIAHRLSTIRNADCIYVMEYGELVESGTHEALLDKKGIYASLWNVQSGVK; encoded by the coding sequence GTGACAATCATATCAAAATCTCCTAGAGTATCCAATAAGCTTATAAATTCAGCCCACCCTTTACAACGCTTGCTCAACTATGGTAGCCAATATCGCCAACAAATTTGGCAAGCAACATTATGTTCTATCATCAATACGATTTTAGATTTAGCACCACCGTGGTTAATTGGTATTGCGGTAGATATTCTTGTAGAACAGCAAAATTCTGTATTTGGCAAGTTGGGTGTAAAAGATATAGTTTGGCAATTTTTATTACTTTCATTGCTCACTATCATTGTCTGGATACTAGAATCAAGTTCTGAGTATGCATATAATAGAATTTGGCGTAATTTAGCCCAAAATATCCAGCATAATTTACGCTTGGATGCTTACAATCATGTACAAGAATTAGATTCAGCTTACTTTGAAGAAAGCAGCACTGGCGGTTTGATGTCAATTTTAAACGATGATATTAACGAGTTAGAAGATTTTTTAAATTTTGGAGCCAATGAAATTATTAATATTACCACCTCACTGATCATTTTAATTGGTGGTGCATTATTCATTTTACCTCCCTACATCACCTTTGCAGCAATGTTACCAATGCCATTTATTGTTTGGGGTTCATTTAGTTATCAAAAACGTCTAGAAGCTCGTTACGCTGAGGTGCGAGAAAGGGTAAGCTTTCTGAACTCACGCCTAGCAAATAATATTAGTGGTATTACCACAATTAAAAGTTTCACTGCTGAAGCTTATGAAAGCGCTAGATTGGCAGGAGATAGCGAAGCATATAGAAAAAGTAACACCAAAGCAATTAAACTTTCTGCTGCATTTGTGCCTTTAATTAGAATGTTAGTTTTAGTAGGGTTCACAGCTTTATTATTTTGGGGAGGTATGGCAGCGTATGGTGGTCAAATATCTATTGGTAGCTATAGTGTTTTACTTGTTTTAGTACAAAGATTATTATGGCCTTTAGTAACATTAGGAGAAATATTTGACAAATATCAAAGGTCAATGGCTTCTACAAAACGGGTCATGGATTTATTAGATACTCCCATAAATATTATTACGGGAGACAAATATTTACCTATTGCTCAAGTACGTGGTGAAATTTGCTTTAAACAAGTTACTTTTGCTTATCACGATAGAGAGCCAGTAATTAAAAAATTATCCTTACATATACCCGCCGGGAAAACTATCGCTATTGTTGGTTCTACGGGTTCTGGTAAAAGCACTTTAGTTAAATTATTATTGCGATTATATGATATTTCTTCTGGCACAATCACTATTGATAATATTAATATCCAAAAATTAAATCTAGGTGATTTGCGTCGTAGTATTGGCTTGGTCAGCCAAGATGTATTCTTATTTCATGGTACTATTGCTGAAAATATCGCCTATGGTACTTTTAATGCTACCAATAAACAAATCATTGAAGCTGCGAAAATTGCCGAAGCTGATGATTTTATTATGCGGCTACCCCAAGGTTATGAGACAATAGTTGGAGAACGAGGTCAAAAATTATCTGGTGGACAACGCCAAAGAATTGCGATCGCTAGGGCTGTTTTGAAGAATCCACCTATTTTAATTTTAGATGAAGCCACCTCAGCAGTAGATAATGAAACTGAGGCTGCTATTCAGCGTTCTTTAGAACGGATTACAGTTAATCGAACGACCATAGCCATAGCTCATCGTCTTTCCACTATCCGCAATGCTGATTGTATTTATGTGATGGAATATGGAGAATTAGTTGAGTCGGGAACACATGAAGCATTATTGGATAAGAAGGGGATTTATGCTAGCTTATGGAACGTGCAATCAGGGGTGAAATAA
- the dpdE gene encoding protein DpdE, whose product MIKLGLLVQSQNNYLGIGKVTEISDTNANVEYFCSIGQRLQKTLPLNSLSQVRLEPQARCYIKSKTQDKWIVGRVFIWDEDTEMYQIDLPDKKTAIATEEDIYVRCNLPNTDPIETLAMKGHETPYFHDKRLAFVKSLIKQRAVSRGMTGLISANINLYPHQVEVVRRVLEDPIQRYLLADEVGLGKTIEAGAILRQFLLDEPKKNAVVLVPQYLLKQWRLELENKFYISHFGKRVAVLAVEDIHKVNLKAKIGCLILDEAHHIAAMATSKDAAVRQRFQTCKELAHKSDRLLLLSATPVLNHEQDFLAMLHLLDPTTYKLGDLPGFRAKVESRQQIGKVLLSFKEGAEPAVLKSNLQQLRNLFAEDEYLLKLADDLENLPANSTEQEQILQAIRVHVSDIYRLHRRMLRNRRAAVEDVIFDRNFTPKEEYDLDERSLDIHELLNQWRSVAPGEQYQRIFLLLFLAAGTWLGILEQVITARLTGKPHAKLIQEFKEDDIRLLTTTPKFSGEEEILQSLLKIIRQPQEDGQRTENLKTVLLNQLGTYFKIPANVRKNQKEFITRIQQRIKRPITGDILPKFVVFTSFVQTCGEIVRYLSDTFGAETVASHQFGESPDKVEEGLNKFKNNPNCFILVCDRSGEEGRNLQFADWLIHFDLPWSPNQLEQRIGRLDRIGSKIGVQSCVLIGPYLEDSPHNAWYKVLKDGFGIFQQSIASLQFYVDEKLAELETVLFQSGAAELLEMIPPIQEQIEAEIAKISEQNALDEIDANDEIATEYFQELDNYDACHLEIRRAIEGWICDALGFRGLNNPDSSEMRRYQPTTRTLVPINDLKNRFAESSLDQFGTYNRRVANQNPGIKLFRVGEGFIEALWNYINWDDRGEAFAMWRTDASWDSKEGKEWFGFQCNYVVEANLKLAKLVLLDNKLDNSQFKNLQRRVDALFPPIIETIYVNGRQEPIRTVEDKALLSILQRPYKDKNNNQGRDYNLAKERLGIIDDFVDPSKWQNFCYQVRNTSSELLSNRPDFIDLCQSCAKVAEKKLANRVEQLRLRLNQQNWDNALAEELNIETALNAAILEGIRQPQIRLDSVGFIIVSGRSLVQFD is encoded by the coding sequence ATGATTAAGCTCGGTTTATTGGTACAGTCCCAGAATAACTATTTGGGTATAGGAAAAGTTACTGAAATATCTGATACCAATGCGAATGTTGAGTATTTCTGCTCTATAGGGCAACGTCTTCAAAAAACTTTACCTTTAAATTCTCTGTCTCAAGTTAGGCTTGAACCCCAAGCTCGATGCTATATTAAGTCCAAAACGCAGGATAAATGGATAGTTGGTAGAGTTTTCATCTGGGATGAAGATACAGAAATGTATCAAATTGATTTACCAGATAAGAAAACTGCGATCGCTACTGAAGAAGACATTTACGTTCGTTGTAATCTCCCAAACACAGACCCCATCGAAACTCTGGCGATGAAGGGTCACGAAACCCCCTACTTCCACGACAAAAGATTGGCTTTCGTCAAATCCTTGATTAAGCAACGCGCTGTCAGTCGCGGGATGACGGGACTGATTTCGGCAAATATCAATCTTTATCCTCACCAAGTTGAAGTTGTGCGGCGGGTACTGGAAGACCCAATTCAACGCTACTTGCTAGCAGACGAGGTGGGACTAGGAAAAACCATCGAAGCGGGTGCGATTCTACGTCAATTCCTTCTGGATGAACCGAAAAAAAATGCGGTGGTATTAGTTCCGCAATATTTGCTCAAACAATGGCGGCTTGAGTTAGAAAACAAATTTTACATTTCCCATTTTGGCAAACGGGTAGCTGTGCTAGCGGTTGAAGATATCCATAAAGTCAACCTGAAAGCGAAGATAGGCTGCTTAATTTTAGATGAAGCCCATCATATCGCAGCAATGGCAACTTCTAAGGATGCGGCAGTGCGCCAGCGTTTTCAGACTTGCAAAGAACTTGCTCATAAAAGCGATCGCTTACTTTTATTATCTGCTACTCCTGTTCTCAATCACGAGCAAGATTTCTTAGCAATGTTGCACTTGCTTGACCCGACAACCTATAAACTTGGTGATTTACCAGGTTTTCGGGCCAAAGTTGAAAGCCGTCAGCAAATTGGTAAAGTTCTGCTTTCTTTTAAAGAAGGTGCGGAACCTGCTGTCCTCAAAAGCAACTTGCAGCAACTGCGAAACCTCTTCGCTGAGGATGAGTATTTACTGAAGCTGGCGGATGATTTAGAAAATTTACCAGCAAATTCTACCGAGCAAGAGCAAATTCTCCAAGCGATTCGCGTCCATGTCAGCGATATCTATCGACTACACCGCCGAATGCTTCGCAACCGTCGCGCTGCGGTGGAAGATGTGATATTTGACCGGAATTTTACGCCGAAAGAAGAGTATGATTTAGACGAGCGATCGCTTGATATCCACGAACTACTCAATCAATGGCGTAGTGTTGCTCCTGGTGAGCAATATCAGCGAATTTTTCTGTTATTATTCCTAGCTGCTGGTACTTGGTTAGGCATTTTAGAGCAGGTAATTACCGCCCGGTTAACTGGTAAGCCTCATGCTAAACTCATCCAGGAGTTTAAAGAAGATGATATTCGCCTATTAACTACAACTCCAAAATTCTCAGGGGAAGAAGAGATTCTGCAATCCTTGCTAAAAATTATTCGTCAACCTCAAGAGGACGGACAACGGACGGAAAATTTGAAAACAGTACTGCTGAATCAGCTAGGTACATACTTTAAAATTCCCGCAAATGTTCGGAAGAATCAAAAGGAATTCATCACGAGGATACAGCAGAGAATCAAAAGACCAATTACTGGCGATATTCTGCCCAAATTTGTTGTATTTACCAGTTTTGTGCAAACTTGCGGCGAAATTGTCCGGTATTTATCTGATACCTTTGGTGCAGAGACAGTAGCCAGCCATCAATTTGGAGAATCACCAGATAAGGTTGAGGAAGGCTTAAATAAGTTCAAGAATAACCCAAACTGCTTTATTTTAGTATGCGATCGCTCTGGAGAAGAAGGGCGTAACCTCCAGTTTGCCGATTGGTTAATTCATTTTGACCTTCCTTGGTCGCCTAATCAATTAGAGCAAAGAATTGGCAGACTTGACCGTATTGGCAGCAAAATTGGAGTCCAATCTTGTGTATTGATTGGCCCCTACTTGGAAGATAGTCCTCACAATGCTTGGTATAAAGTATTGAAAGATGGGTTTGGTATATTCCAGCAATCAATTGCCAGTCTCCAGTTTTATGTGGATGAGAAACTTGCAGAATTAGAAACAGTTTTGTTTCAATCAGGTGCTGCTGAACTGTTAGAGATGATTCCGCCAATTCAAGAACAAATTGAAGCTGAAATAGCAAAAATTAGTGAACAAAATGCTCTAGATGAAATTGACGCTAACGATGAAATTGCCACCGAGTATTTTCAAGAGTTAGATAATTACGATGCTTGTCATCTAGAAATTAGGCGAGCAATTGAAGGCTGGATTTGTGACGCATTGGGATTCAGAGGACTGAATAATCCCGACTCATCAGAAATGCGACGTTATCAACCGACAACGCGGACATTAGTTCCCATAAATGACTTAAAAAATCGTTTTGCTGAGAGTTCCCTAGACCAATTTGGTACTTATAATCGCAGGGTAGCAAACCAGAATCCTGGTATTAAACTCTTTCGAGTTGGGGAAGGATTTATTGAAGCACTCTGGAACTATATAAACTGGGATGACCGAGGTGAAGCCTTTGCGATGTGGCGCACTGATGCATCTTGGGACTCTAAAGAAGGGAAGGAATGGTTCGGTTTCCAATGCAATTATGTAGTCGAGGCAAATTTAAAACTTGCAAAACTTGTTTTACTAGATAACAAACTAGATAATTCTCAATTCAAAAACTTGCAGCGACGTGTCGATGCTCTATTTCCGCCAATTATAGAAACTATCTATGTTAATGGTCGCCAGGAGCCAATACGCACTGTTGAAGATAAAGCGCTCTTAAGCATTCTGCAACGTCCATATAAAGATAAAAACAACAATCAAGGACGAGATTACAATCTAGCAAAAGAGCGCTTAGGAATTATTGACGATTTTGTTGACCCTAGTAAATGGCAAAATTTCTGCTATCAAGTGCGTAATACTTCTTCAGAATTACTCTCTAATCGTCCCGATTTTATTGATTTATGCCAAAGTTGTGCTAAGGTCGCCGAAAAGAAATTAGCTAATAGAGTCGAACAATTACGGCTGCGTCTGAATCAGCAAAATTGGGATAATGCATTAGCTGAAGAATTGAACATAGAAACTGCTTTAAATGCAGCCATTCTAGAGGGAATTCGCCAGCCCCAAATTAGACTTGATTCTGTCGGTTTTATTATTGTATCGGGGCGATCGCTTGTACAATTTGACTAA
- a CDS encoding iron-siderophore ABC transporter substrate-binding protein yields MLAHSSANPVIIPLMKKVSRAIIIFILASLTTFLFSACNQKLTKNAENLNELSRPVNCRIIQHLAGETCVPQNPQRIIALHIATLGNLVALGVKPIGSATGYQKSDFPKYFEGKIDGIQSVGDVTQPNLEKILQLKPDLIINLSDDISIYPLLSKIAPTVQTGWEGPRQWKEHFNFVIKVLGRENASQQAWNHYYHRIRELKAALGDRYQNKKVSYVYVEDSNRPIFISELKNVFAGSILNDVGLQRTELQDVITPYGYIFIPEEELSKIDGDVIFIGFDGDDEGKTFNKLKQKPLWNTLKAVQQNHVYIINLSTWRESNLLAADAVIDDLYKYLVKTP; encoded by the coding sequence GTGCTTGCACATTCGTCTGCAAATCCTGTCATTATTCCTCTGATGAAGAAAGTAAGTCGTGCAATAATTATATTTATACTTGCTAGCCTAACAACTTTCCTGTTTTCTGCTTGCAATCAAAAATTAACTAAAAATGCAGAAAATCTAAACGAATTATCTCGCCCGGTGAACTGTCGGATAATTCAGCATCTAGCAGGAGAAACTTGTGTACCTCAAAATCCTCAACGTATTATCGCCTTACATATAGCTACCTTGGGCAATTTAGTTGCTCTTGGTGTTAAACCAATTGGAAGTGCAACTGGATATCAGAAAAGTGATTTTCCTAAATATTTTGAAGGAAAAATAGATGGGATTCAATCGGTGGGAGATGTTACTCAACCCAATCTAGAAAAAATATTACAACTCAAACCCGATTTGATTATAAATTTGAGCGACGATATAAGTATTTATCCTCTACTATCAAAAATTGCCCCAACTGTACAAACTGGTTGGGAAGGCCCCCGTCAATGGAAGGAGCATTTTAATTTTGTCATCAAAGTTTTAGGAAGAGAAAATGCTTCTCAACAGGCTTGGAATCATTATTATCATCGAATTCGAGAACTGAAAGCGGCACTAGGCGATCGCTATCAAAATAAAAAAGTTTCTTATGTTTATGTAGAAGATAGCAATCGCCCTATATTTATTAGCGAACTAAAAAATGTATTTGCTGGCTCAATCCTGAATGATGTGGGTCTGCAACGCACAGAATTACAAGATGTGATTACTCCATACGGATACATTTTTATTCCTGAAGAAGAATTATCGAAAATTGATGGTGATGTTATATTTATAGGCTTTGATGGGGATGATGAAGGAAAAACCTTTAATAAACTCAAACAAAAACCACTATGGAATACCCTTAAAGCTGTTCAACAAAATCATGTATATATTATAAATCTGTCAACTTGGAGGGAGTCAAATTTACTTGCAGCTGATGCAGTAATCGATGACCTCTATAAATACCTCGTAAAAACTCCTTAA
- a CDS encoding DUF1636 family protein, producing the protein MPKHTLFVCKSCHRSSEERPETSPFDGTILLEKLNSLCDELHADKFEIHPVKCLWACSQGCVVAVSSQDKPTYLFVNLLPEESPAALVEFMQLYIKKRKGAIAWE; encoded by the coding sequence ATGCCCAAACACACGCTATTTGTCTGCAAATCCTGCCACCGTTCATCTGAAGAACGACCAGAAACTTCGCCTTTCGATGGCACTATTTTACTTGAAAAACTAAATAGTTTATGTGATGAATTACATGCTGACAAATTTGAAATTCACCCAGTTAAATGTTTATGGGCTTGCAGTCAAGGCTGTGTTGTAGCTGTATCTAGCCAAGACAAACCCACCTATCTGTTTGTGAATCTTCTCCCAGAAGAAAGCCCAGCAGCATTAGTAGAATTTATGCAACTGTATATTAAAAAGCGTAAAGGGGCTATAGCTTGGGAATAG
- a CDS encoding two-partner secretion domain-containing protein has protein sequence MLAHVIFCCENHALAQITPDRTLGDRSSKITPNVNIKGSVGDRIDGGAIRGANLFHSFQEFNVGELQRVYFANPTGISNILTRVTGSNVSNILGTLGVDGGANLFFINPNGILFGNNSRLEEHP, from the coding sequence GTGCTTGCTCATGTCATATTTTGTTGTGAAAATCACGCTTTAGCCCAGATTACTCCTGATAGAACATTGGGCGATCGCTCTTCAAAAATCACTCCCAATGTCAATATTAAAGGTAGTGTTGGCGATCGCATTGATGGCGGAGCAATTCGCGGTGCAAACTTGTTCCATAGTTTTCAGGAATTCAATGTGGGGGAGTTGCAACGTGTTTATTTTGCCAATCCTACGGGAATTTCCAATATTCTCACAAGGGTGACAGGAAGTAACGTCTCCAATATTCTTGGCACTTTGGGGGTAGATGGTGGTGCAAATTTATTTTTTATCAATCCCAATGGTATTTTATTTGGGAACAATTCCCGCCTAGAGGAGCATCCGTGA